From the genome of Candidatus Eisenbacteria bacterium:
GACTGTTCCAAGCGGTCGAGGTAGTAGCGAACCCCGTTCGTGGAGGCGATCCCCAGGGCTACCCCGATCTCCCGGAGTGTGGGCGGGTAGCCGCGCTCGCGGAGCGACTCCGAGATGAAGTCGAGGATCGCTACCTGGCGGTCGGCTCCCGTCGCCAGGTGCGAGGGGCGGCGCTTCCGGGCCGCGCCGGGGGTCTTGGGTCGAGTGGGCTTGTGCATGACGTAGAGAAGGATACTGCACATTTGTGCAGTTGTCAAGGGGTGCGGTTGAGGAAGCAGTGAAATTCTTTGAATCGCTTGCTAAGAAAGCACTTCCCGGAACATACTTTCCGATCCACCCAAGCCGAGTAGCACCGACGGAGACGACATGAACAGCACGAAAGAGCAGATCATGAGCAAGAGTCACTAGCGAGGCCGGTCGTGATCACACTGGATCCCATCACCCTCGAGGGCAACGGCGTCCGGCTCGAGCCCCTCACCCCGGCGCATCGAGATGCGCTGGCCGCCGCCGGCGCCGACGGCCGCCTCTGGGAGCTCTGGTTCACATCGGTTCCGAAGCCTGAGGAAGTGGATCGCTACATCGGCGACGCACTCGACGGGCATCGGGACGGCCACATGCTCCCATGGGCGGTCCGGGAGCTAGCGACGGGCGCGATCGTGGGCAGCACGCGCTACCACGATGTCGTGCCGAAGATCGATCGGGTTGAGATCGGCTACACCTGGTACGCCGCGAGATGCCAGCGCAGTCATGTCAACACCGCCTGCAAACTGCTGCTGCTCGGGCACGCGTTCGAGTCGATGGGATGCCGCGTGGTCGGGTTTCGGACGGACAACTTCAATTTCGTTTCCCAGCGCGCGATCGAGGCGCTTGGTGCCAAGAAGGACGGCGTGATCCGTCATCACCATCCCCGACGCGACGGGACGGTCCGTGACACGGTGATCTACAGCATCCTCGCCGGCGAATGGCCGGACGTGAAGCGCCATCTCGCCACGCGCCTGGCGCGTCACGGTTAGCGCTGGCCCGCGGAGCCCGCGATGAAATTGCACACACGACTTCCAATCGAGGAATGTAAGGCCCGCCTGACATCCGGCGTCGATGCGGAGAGACTTGGGTTTTCATGGAGCGGCTACGCCGGCTCCAAACCGATATTGGGAAAATTTCGTGATAACAGCTTCCGCCTTCAGAAGCGGCGCTACTATCACAACTCCTTCGCCCCGCATTTCTACGGACGATTCGTCCCTTTCGGCAGAGAGACTTTGATCGAGGGCGACTTCAGAATTCAC
Proteins encoded in this window:
- a CDS encoding GNAT family N-acetyltransferase, translating into MITLDPITLEGNGVRLEPLTPAHRDALAAAGADGRLWELWFTSVPKPEEVDRYIGDALDGHRDGHMLPWAVRELATGAIVGSTRYHDVVPKIDRVEIGYTWYAARCQRSHVNTACKLLLLGHAFESMGCRVVGFRTDNFNFVSQRAIEALGAKKDGVIRHHHPRRDGTVRDTVIYSILAGEWPDVKRHLATRLARHG